The Nematostella vectensis chromosome 6, jaNemVect1.1, whole genome shotgun sequence region ATCTGAGTACTTAAGTATACTCACCGACTGCCTGCCCCCCTCTAGAAAATGTCCCTCCATAAACATTGCCGCCAGCATCTCGGACTGAGAGACAAGCATGACCTTATGTGCATGGACCACCACAACACCAAGATCAAACGCAACGTCAGACATACACTCCTTGCCTACAAACGCTCTGGCGCAGCTTGTAACCCTCATGTTGATATCAGCATAGACTTCAGTATTCATGTAGGCCATGTTATTGATGACATTCTCAACGTACGACGCTAGATTGGCAAGCTGTAGATAAAGTGCTGCATCTTGAAGTTCCTTTGTACAAGCACTGACCGATAAGTTCCCACTATACAAAAAGTCTAATACAAGAAGAAAGGCTGAGTGtgaaataaaggtatctagCTTTACAAGCAGTTGATGTTTCTTGTTTCCAGGAGTTGGAACACACTGCATGCCAGATAGATTAATGGAAGTGAAGCCTCTTGGTAGCCACGCCTTTTCTCCCATCACATCCCCTTCTTGGAAACTCGTCACACTTTTGTCTCCCATGACCAGAAACTTCTGTAGCTTTTCCTCCTCAATGAGTTCACCAAACAGTTCATGGCCAAGAAGCAAGTGAGCAAATGTAGGAGACATGGCGGCTAAGAGCATAGCATGTGCTGGAATCGATTGGTTCCCGATTAGAAAAACCACGTCAGAACACAAACTGGAGtgaaatattgttttgagGTTCTCCCGGAAAAGAGAGGATGGTACTATGATGTTTGGTAATGTGGGTTTTGGTGGTAGATTTGGTGGCTGTAATCTTGGTTGGGACACCCTCTTTAAGTGTGATGACCAGAAACGTGTCTGACGACGGGAATTTAAAGCTGCGCGAATTGCATTCTCAAACACATCATGATATCCCCACATGTCAACAACACTGGCCTCATAGTACACTGCATCTATTTCCTTAGCAACCTGCCGTCCCATGTCAGGTGAGACAAGAAAGCACTCCCTCATTCTCTTGGACAAACTGGTGTTTT contains the following coding sequences:
- the LOC5508604 gene encoding rho-related BTB domain-containing protein 1; translation: MNELDFDEEHQRELIKCVVVGNSGVGKTRLICAEALGVGMKTQEANPRHVRHVHYPTVFAIDQYHVSAEIRDRANFTIDGVSVSLRLWDTFGDHSMNRRFAYQNAHVIVLCFAINTPSSFKDVNAVWYPEIKKYCPRVPIILVGTKSDWRSQLNVSVVCQNTSLSKRMRECFLVSPDMGRQVAKEIDAVYYEASVVDMWGYHDVFENAIRAALNSRRQTRFWSSHLKRVSQPRLQPPNLPPKPTLPNIIVPSSLFRENLKTIFHSSLCSDVVFLIGNQSIPAHAMLLAAMSPTFAHLLLGHELFGELIEEEKLQKFLVMGDKSVTSFQEGDVMGEKAWLPRGFTSINLSGMQCVPTPGNKKHQLLVKLDTFISHSAFLLVLDFLYSGNLSVSACTKELQDAALYLQLANLASYVENVINNMAYMNTEVYADINMRVTSCARAFVGKECMSDVAFDLGVVVVHAHKVMLVSQSEMLAAMFMEGHFLEGGRQSVRLRDTNHDHFLALLEFLYTGRCPNLFLDDALGVIALANFFCLPRLVASCEQLVVKELQASMHSDELAVSESVIVSMIEAELHNASQLQQWCRTYISCNYNALCRKHPKELKALNPDTQKHLEQHRWPPVWYILENDWYEKEKREQESRASKTAYSVDLKAKRKRCHCL